The sequence below is a genomic window from Anaeromusa acidaminophila DSM 3853.
AATTGCTGGCGCTAAAGCGGAAACAGGCGCTTCGCTGGAGGAAGTGAAAGCGGTCGCGGATAAGGTTGTCGCCAATGTTCGTTCCATGGGCATGGCTCTGGCGCCTTGCACCGTACCGGCTGCAGGCAAGCCTAGCTTTGTCTTGGGCGAAGACGAAATGGAAATTGGCATGGGCATTCACGGCGAACCGGGAACGCATCGGGAAACTGTGAAAAAAGCGGATGAAATTGCAGCGCATTTGCTGGATAAAATTTTAGCTGATATCACTTTGTCCGCAGGAGATGAAGTGGCTGTGCTGGTCAACGGCCTAGGTGCTACGCCGTTGATGGAGCTGTACATTGTGAACCGTAAAGTGGCGGAAACTTTGGCTGCTAAAGGCATCAAAACCGCCAAGACTTTTGTAGGAAATTACATGACCTCTCTAGAAATGGCCGGATTCTCCATTACATTGTTGAAATTGGATGCGGAATTAAAAGAGTTGCTGTTGGCCCCGGCGGATACGCCGGCTTTGGTGCAGTTTTAAAGATTCCCAAGAATCACTTGGTGCAAAAACGCTAGCGTTCTTGGCGGTAGCGAAAAGGAAGCTGGCAGCGGGTGAAAGCCCGCTGCCTTTCTTGAAACGGACGATGGGAGGAAACAGGCATGAATACGAAAGCAACAGAGCTCATCAATGCGGTGGGAGCTATGGTAATAGAGGAAAAACAATTTCTGACGGATTTGGACGCCGCTATTGGCGATGGTGATCATGGAATTAATATGGCTCGCGGTTTCGAGGCGGTTAAAACCAAACTGGCCGGAGCTCCCGAGGGAGATGTCGGTGCGGCGTTGAAACTAGTGGGCATGACCTTGATTTCGACTGTGGGCGGCGCCGCAGGACCTTTATATGGTACGGCGTTCTTGCGGGCTGCCGGAGCGGCGCAAGGGAAAGAAATGGTCGACGAGGATACGGCGCAAAAAATGCTGGAGGCTGCAGTCGGCGGCATCAAGGAACGCGGCAAGGCGACTCGAGGGGAAAAGACCATTCTAGATGCCCTGGAGCCCGCAACCGAAGCCTTTGCACAGGCTAGAGAAGACGGCAAGACTATGCTGGAATGTTTAGAAGCGGCCCAAAACGCCGCGGCGGCAGGGGTCGAATATACCAAAACCATTATTGCTACAAAAGGACGCGCTAGCTATCTGGGAGAACGCAGCATCGGGCATCAAGATCCCGGCGCTACTTCGACAACCTTGATGCTGCAGACCTTGTATCGGCAGCTGGCTGAGAAACAGGAGGGATAGCATGGTAGGAATTGTAATTGTATCCCATAGCGTCAAAGTTGCGGAAGGGATTTGTGAAATGGCGGCGCAGATGGCGCGGGCGGAACAGAAAATTTTGGCCGCTGGCGGCACAGCGGACGGCGGCATTGGTACGGATGCCACATTGGTAGCTGAGCGTATTGCTCAAGCGGATGTAGGCGAAGGCGTGTTGGTGCTGGCGGATCTGGGCAGCGCGGTGCTCAGCGCAGAAACCGCACTGGAATTTTTAGATGAAAAGCTACGCAAACGCGTACAGATTGCAGATGCTCCGATTTTGGAAGGCGCTATTAGTGCGGCTGTCGAGGCGTCGCTAGGAAGTTCGTTGGCTTCGGTGGTGGCAACTGCAGAAGGAGCTCGGGATTTGCACAAGTTATAGGCGGAGAAGAGGAGAATTTATATGGAAGCAATTGTTCAGATTACCAATCCCACAGGCCTGCACGCTCGGCCGGCGGCGCAGTTCGTGCAGCAGGCGGCTAAATTTAAAAGCAAAGTGGTGATTGAAGGCAACGGCAAAAGCGCTGATGCTAAAAGCATTTTAGGGGTTATGTCGTTAGGGGTAACCAAGAATACAGATTTAAAGATTTCCGCGACCGGCGAAGATGAAGTTGCTTGTGTACAGGCTTTGGTAGAACTAGTAGAAAGTCGTTTCGGAGAGGAGTAAGATCATGGAAAAGCTGCAAGGACTGGCTGTGGTGCCGGGCAGCGCCATGGGACCGCTTCTGGTGTTGCGGGATGAATTGACGGCGGCATTAAAGACGTATGCGCCTTCGGCGACGGCAGAAGAACTGGAAAAGCTGGAGTCGGCTGCGGCGACAGCGGCGTTGCAGCTGGGAGAGGCGGCTAGCCGTTGTCGGGAAGCCGGCCAAGATGAGCAGGCGGGAATTTTAGAGGCGCATCAACTGATGGCTCAAGATACGGCCTTGCTGATGGCAATGCAAGAGGCGGTCGACGCGGGCGCTCCGGCGGCGGCGCTGCAGGCTAGCGAGCAGTATGCGGCTATGTTTGAAGCCATGGATGACGCCTATTTGCGAGAGCGCGCCGCGGATGTGCGCGATGTAGGCAAGCGCATCGCCAAGGTGCTGCTGGGGTTGACGGAGCCGAAGCCTGTAGAGGGAGGCGCCATATTAGCGGCGGAGGATGTAGAGCCGTCTTATCTAGCGGCGTTGCCGGCAGGCGCGGTAAAAGCGGTTCTGTTAGGACAGGGCAGCACTACGTCACATGCGGTAATTATTGCTAAGGCGAGGGGCATTCCGGCCATTGTAGGGTTAAATCAGGTTTTAACGGGCTTGACTAGCGGCCAGGAAGTTTTTGTGGATGCGGGGCGCGGGGAAGTTTGGGTGGAGCCGGATATGAAAACTCGCGAACAGGCGCTGCAGCAGATTCAAAGAGAAGCCGAGCAGCTCAAACGCGATTTGTCGCTGGCCGGGGAAACGGCAGTGACTACCGATGGGCTGAAAATGACTTTGGCGGCTAACATCGGTTCGCCTCAAGACATGGAAACCGCGGTGCGCTATGGCGCGGAAGGGGTCGGCCTTTTTCGTACGGAATTTCTTTTTATGGGACATGACAGCGCCCCCGACGAAGAGGAACAGTATCAAGCGTATAAAGCGGCCATTGAAGGCTGTCAAGGAGCGCTGTGCGTCATCCGGACGATGGATATTGGCGGTGATAAGCCGTTGCATTATCTACAGGTTCCTAAAGAAGATAATCCGTTTTTGGGCTGGCGGGCCATTCGAATCAGTCTGGAGCGGGAGGATCTGTTCTTGCCGCAGTTAAAAGCCATTCTGCGGGCGGCGGTGCATGGAAAAGCAGCCATTATGCTGCCCATGGTGAGCCAGGTAGAAGAGATTCGCCAAGCAAGGCTGGCTTTGCAGCGCGCTCGAGAAGCGCTGCAAAAAGAAGGCAAGTCTTTTGGAAACGAGGTTCCCTTAGGTATCATGGTGGAGACGCCTGCAGCGGCGGCCATGGCGCCGCTATTAGCGCAGGAATGTGATTTCTTTAGTATCGGTACGAATGATTTAGTGCAATATACCTTGGCGGTAGACCGGGGCAACTCGAAAATTAGCGGTCTTTACAGTCATTTTCATCCGGCGGTGCTGCGTTTGATTCAGCAGACGGCGCAGGCGGCCCATGAAGCAGGAATTTGGGTTGGCATGTGCGGAGAAATGGCGGGAGATCCCCTGGCTACCCCGTTACTGGTGGCGTTGGGTTTTGATGAACTCAGCATGAGCGCTCCGGCGCTGCCGCGCGTAAAGGAACGGGTCCGCTCTTTATCTCGCCATGAAGCGGACGAATTATTGGCGCAGGTGTTGAGTTTGAAAGAAAGCACTGCGATTCGCGAACTCTTGCGTCGAAATATGGAACAAGAATCAGAAGGCTAAGTATTGAAAACACTCTGCAAAGACGTTATAATTAGAGCAGTATTTTGGATAAGATAACGGCAGTGTGGCCGCCTTGAGTAATCAAGGCGGCTTTTTGTCTTTGCAGGGAGGGTGCGAGATGGAAGGGGTTCGTGAGGAATCATTGGAAGTAGCCGAATTGAAAGAGCGTCTTGCCTGTATGGAGGCGCGCCTAGCTGCGGTGCTGGCCGCTGTGGATGAAGCCGTCTGTATAGTGGATGAACGTGACTGTGTTGTGGCTTGGAATCGCTATGCCACTGATTTATACGGCATTTCTTCGGATGAGATTGTCGGCAAGCATATTGGCATGTTTTTTTCCAATCTGCTGTTAACTCAGGTTGTGCAGGAGCGCAAAGAAGTCCGCGGACGCTATCATACTCCCTGCCCGGACAAGCATGTGCTTATTAACGCTATGCCGGTGCATTTGGCGGAGCGCAATGTCGGCGGCGTTTGCGCCGAACGTGATATTACGGAAGTAGTTCAATTAAATGAAAAGCTCTTTCGCACCAGTGAAGAAATGGTGGCCCTGCAGCAACGCATAGAAGGGCGAGCGGTGGATTCCTTTGCTTCTATTTACGGGCATAGTCAAGGTATCCAGGAAGCTATAGCCATGGGACGGCGCGTAGCCGCCTCGCCGGCGCCAGTGTTGATTCGAGGGGAAAGCGGTTGCGGCAAAGAGCTCTTTGCGCGGGCATTGCATCAGGCAAGCGGCCGTACTGGCGCTTTTGTGGCCATCAATTGCGGCGCGATTCCGGAAGGCCTTTTTGAGAGCGAACTTTTTGGCTATCAAGGAGGCGCCTTTACCGGAGCGGATCGCAAAGGCAAGGCGGGTTTGCTCGAAGAAGCTCATGAGGGAACTTTGTTTTTGGATGAAATCGGCGATATGCCAAGAGAAGCGCAGGTTAAGCTGCTGCGGGCCCTGCAAGAGAAGAGCTTTTATCGTGTAGGCGGTTCTAAAGCGGTGCGAGTGGACGTGCGTATTGTGGCGGCGACCCATCGGAATTTGGAGGAAATGGTGGAACGCAAGGAATTCCGCGAGGATTTATACTACCGTCTAAATGTCGTCACTTTGTGGCTGCCGCCGCTGCGGGATCGCCGCGATGACATTCCGGAATTGGTGCATAAAGGGCTGCAGCACTTTGGGGCGGTATATGGCAAGCTGATTACTAAGGTAGACCCGGATGCGATGGCCATGCTTTTAGAGTATCCTTGGCCTGGAAATGTAAGGGAATTGTTTAATGTTTTAGAGCGCATTGTAGTTCTGGCGGAAGGAGATGTGCTGGAAAGCCGGCATTTGCCGCAAGAATGGATGCAGCACCGCCCCTTGCCGCCCATGCTTGTGAAGGGGAATTTCAACTTGGCTGACGCTTCGAATCAGTGGGAAAAAGAAGTCATCCGCCGTGTGCTGAAAGAAAACCATTACAATAAGGCGGCTGCTGCCAAGAAGCTTGGCATTCCCAGGACGACTCTTTATTATAAGCTGCGTCAGTTAGAACTGGATTGACGGCGACCCGACAAAAACGTCGAAAAGTAGACGGAATGTACGCAAAGACGCGTCTGGCAACAGAGCGTCTTTTTGTGTTTAACCCTTGAAAAACCTGGCGGGATGAAACATCCTGCTATGTTGGCACGGACCTTGCTATATAGAGGGCAGGAGGTGTTGGGAAGCATGAGAATTACAGAACATCCGATTTTAGAGTTCTCCCAAGAGGGACTGGTTGAATTTTCTTTTGACGGTCAAACCTTGAGCGGGCGGGCCGGAGAACCCATTGCCGCCGCCTTGCATGCGGCAGGCGTACGGGCTTTGCGTCACAGCCACCGCCATAATCGGCCGCGCGGCTTGTTTTGTGCGATAGGAAATTGTTCGTCCTGTTTGATGACGGTTGACGGCGTACCCAATGTTCGGGTTTGCGTGGAGCCTTTACAGGCTGGCATGCAGGTAGAAACCCAGAAAGGGAACGGGTACTTGAAATGATAAAGACATGTGATATTTTGATTATTGGCGCCGGCCCGGCTGGATTGGTCGCCGCCAAGGAAGCGGCCCAAGCAGGCGCACAAGTGCTGCTTTTGGAGCGTTCCAATCATTTAGGCGGACAGCTGATTAAGCAGACGCACAAATTTTTCGGTTCTAAAGAAGAGTTTGCCGGGGAACGAGGCGTAGCTATTGCAGAGCGTCTCTTGGCGGAAGTAGGGGAGAATCCTGGTATTGAAGTGTGGTGCGGCGGTACGGCGCTAGGGATTTATCAGGAAGACGGCATTGTAACGGCTGAATATAAGGGCGTTTTTCACAAAATTAAAGCGAAACGCTTGATCGTAGCAACCGGAGCAGCGGAAAAGACACTGCCTTTCCCCAATTCGGATT
It includes:
- the dhaK gene encoding dihydroxyacetone kinase subunit DhaK; translation: MKKVINVPEQVVEEMLQGVVAAHPQYVRRVEGFDVIVRAQAPVQGKVALVSGGGSGHEPSHGGFVGKGMLDGAVAGAVFTSPTPDQVYEAVKAVDGGKGVLLVIKNYTGDIMNFEMAAEMADAEGIKVEKVVVNDDVAVENSTWTTGRRGIAGTVFVHKIAGAKAETGASLEEVKAVADKVVANVRSMGMALAPCTVPAAGKPSFVLGEDEMEIGMGIHGEPGTHRETVKKADEIAAHLLDKILADITLSAGDEVAVLVNGLGATPLMELYIVNRKVAETLAAKGIKTAKTFVGNYMTSLEMAGFSITLLKLDAELKELLLAPADTPALVQF
- the dhaL gene encoding dihydroxyacetone kinase subunit DhaL; translated protein: MNTKATELINAVGAMVIEEKQFLTDLDAAIGDGDHGINMARGFEAVKTKLAGAPEGDVGAALKLVGMTLISTVGGAAGPLYGTAFLRAAGAAQGKEMVDEDTAQKMLEAAVGGIKERGKATRGEKTILDALEPATEAFAQAREDGKTMLECLEAAQNAAAAGVEYTKTIIATKGRASYLGERSIGHQDPGATSTTLMLQTLYRQLAEKQEG
- the dhaM gene encoding dihydroxyacetone kinase phosphoryl donor subunit DhaM, with product MVGIVIVSHSVKVAEGICEMAAQMARAEQKILAAGGTADGGIGTDATLVAERIAQADVGEGVLVLADLGSAVLSAETALEFLDEKLRKRVQIADAPILEGAISAAVEASLGSSLASVVATAEGARDLHKL
- a CDS encoding HPr family phosphocarrier protein; translated protein: MEAIVQITNPTGLHARPAAQFVQQAAKFKSKVVIEGNGKSADAKSILGVMSLGVTKNTDLKISATGEDEVACVQALVELVESRFGEE
- the ptsP gene encoding phosphoenolpyruvate--protein phosphotransferase, with protein sequence MEKLQGLAVVPGSAMGPLLVLRDELTAALKTYAPSATAEELEKLESAAATAALQLGEAASRCREAGQDEQAGILEAHQLMAQDTALLMAMQEAVDAGAPAAALQASEQYAAMFEAMDDAYLRERAADVRDVGKRIAKVLLGLTEPKPVEGGAILAAEDVEPSYLAALPAGAVKAVLLGQGSTTSHAVIIAKARGIPAIVGLNQVLTGLTSGQEVFVDAGRGEVWVEPDMKTREQALQQIQREAEQLKRDLSLAGETAVTTDGLKMTLAANIGSPQDMETAVRYGAEGVGLFRTEFLFMGHDSAPDEEEQYQAYKAAIEGCQGALCVIRTMDIGGDKPLHYLQVPKEDNPFLGWRAIRISLEREDLFLPQLKAILRAAVHGKAAIMLPMVSQVEEIRQARLALQRAREALQKEGKSFGNEVPLGIMVETPAAAAMAPLLAQECDFFSIGTNDLVQYTLAVDRGNSKISGLYSHFHPAVLRLIQQTAQAAHEAGIWVGMCGEMAGDPLATPLLVALGFDELSMSAPALPRVKERVRSLSRHEADELLAQVLSLKESTAIRELLRRNMEQESEG
- a CDS encoding sigma-54 interaction domain-containing protein encodes the protein MEGVREESLEVAELKERLACMEARLAAVLAAVDEAVCIVDERDCVVAWNRYATDLYGISSDEIVGKHIGMFFSNLLLTQVVQERKEVRGRYHTPCPDKHVLINAMPVHLAERNVGGVCAERDITEVVQLNEKLFRTSEEMVALQQRIEGRAVDSFASIYGHSQGIQEAIAMGRRVAASPAPVLIRGESGCGKELFARALHQASGRTGAFVAINCGAIPEGLFESELFGYQGGAFTGADRKGKAGLLEEAHEGTLFLDEIGDMPREAQVKLLRALQEKSFYRVGGSKAVRVDVRIVAATHRNLEEMVERKEFREDLYYRLNVVTLWLPPLRDRRDDIPELVHKGLQHFGAVYGKLITKVDPDAMAMLLEYPWPGNVRELFNVLERIVVLAEGDVLESRHLPQEWMQHRPLPPMLVKGNFNLADASNQWEKEVIRRVLKENHYNKAAAAKKLGIPRTTLYYKLRQLELD
- a CDS encoding (2Fe-2S)-binding protein, which produces MRITEHPILEFSQEGLVEFSFDGQTLSGRAGEPIAAALHAAGVRALRHSHRHNRPRGLFCAIGNCSSCLMTVDGVPNVRVCVEPLQAGMQVETQKGNGYLK